The proteins below are encoded in one region of Podarcis raffonei isolate rPodRaf1 chromosome 8, rPodRaf1.pri, whole genome shotgun sequence:
- the LOC128419031 gene encoding fibulin-7-like produces MLPQIMVIVALGILQLPHSNSQGCLSDQQVSSAIRQMQKLLSSHEAAQLQSLRNFKKQLAVLQGSLHQQAAKHNESCTPLPAPLNGRRLGKRTSVGHEVHFVCDAGFLLVGAETRVCQENHKWSGQQPVCKGINECASNPCANGGTCMDGIHRYSCLCPSGWSGSTCQAPLYSYWAALSNSSFSRQPRCAENYLGSRQCSCDPGFQMQAGGLCQDIDECKLFQTSRHTRICLHKCVNLPGAYRCTCPHGYQLQGDTNSCNDVDECAENQHNCSQGQTCINVFGGFRCVRPECPKAQLNISYVKTSAMQCERSPCPMENNACRRAANSISFHYLPLPSNRTVPRVLFKMSTSRFVGDSLRFSILGGNSQGKLVVQRLDQHTGELVLTRPAVGPTTLEVELEMSEFVRKTLLGKHIFKITVFVSQYEF; encoded by the exons ATGCTGCCCCAGATAATGGTTATAGTGGCCCTGGGTATCCTACAGTTGCCTCATAGCAACTCCCAG ggCTGCCTAAGTGACCAGCAAGTTTCCAGCGCCATCCGGCAGATGCAGAAGCTGCTGTCTTCGCATGAAGCTGCCCAGCTGCAGAGCCTGCGCAACTTCAAGAAGCAGCTGGCCGTTTTGCAAGGCAgtctccaccagcaggcagccaagcACAATG AGAGCTGCACCCCCCTGCCAGCACCCTTGAACGGCCGGAGGCTGGGTAAGAGGACGTCCGTGGGTCACGAGGTACATTTTGTCTGTGATGCTGGTTTCCTCCTGGTGGGTGCTGAGACACGGGTGTGCCAGGAGAACCACAAGTGGAGCGGACAGCAGCCTGTCTGCAAAG GCATCAACGAGTGTGCCAGCAACCCCTGTGCCAATGGTGGGACCTGCATGGATGGCATCCACCGCTACAGCTGCTTGTGCCCCAGTGGTTGGTCAGGCAGCACCTGCCAAGCCCCACTGTACTCCT ATTGGGCGGCGCTCAGCAACTCGTCCTTTAGCCGACAGCCCCGTTGCGCTGAGAATTACCTGGGCTCACGCCAGTGCAGTTGCGACCCTGGCTTCCAGATGCAGGCAGGAGGCCTCTGCCAAG ATATCGATGAATGCAAGCTCTTCCAGACCAGCCGGCACACCCGCATCTGCCTCCACAAATGTGTGAACCTGCCCGGAGCCTATCGGTGCACTTGTCCCCATGGCTACCAGCTCCAAGGTGACACCAATTCATGCAACG ATGTGGACGAGTGCGCAGAGAACCAGCACAACTGCAGCCAGGGACAGACCTGCATCAACGTCTTTGGGGGCTTCCGCTGTGTGCGGCCCGAATGCCCTAAGGCCCAACTCAATATCAGCTACGTCAAGACTTCAGCCAT GCAGTGCGAGCGCAGCCCTTGTCCCATGGAGAACAACGCCTGTCGGAGGGCAGCCAACTCCATCTCGTTCCATTACTTGCCTCTCCCGTCCAACCGCACTGTGCCCAGGGTCCTCTTCAAGATGTCCACCAGCCGCTTTGTGGGAGACAGCCTGCGCTTCAGCATCTTAGGGGGCAACAGCCAGGGGAAGCTGGTTGTGCAGCGCTTGGACCAGCACACAGGGGAGCTGGTGCTCACCCGGCCAGCTGTGGGGCCGACGACACTGGAGGTGGAGCTGGAGATGAGCGAGTTTGTCCGGAAGACCCTCCTGGGGAAACACATCTTCAAGATCACAGTCTTCGTTTCCCAGTACGAATTCTGA